The Nicotiana tomentosiformis chromosome 2, ASM39032v3, whole genome shotgun sequence genome includes the window taacatttcgaaaatcatacgcaagctgaccccgatttcccccgtgctgtaggtgtctcgggctatcagtcgagcaccgccctgaacgcttctttccggttcagaacgctgattcgcttctagagctatttgtgaattgatatccaatggtacttcggctcgaattttgaGTTCTTCGATTCAGCCTCGTTGCCGTCGTCAGGTAGCCTTCCGGCCCCAggcgccaagttgttggtttcatcttgaaggccgacttcgaggtcgataggtagagccattgctgatttgaagttgtaagctggagtatACTGTAGATTtctatcaaacaatcactgttacccttagccccacggtgggcgccaaactgtttacccgaaaattcggataacgttaaatttagatatggttttaagggtatgcaaattcctttgatacaaaatgacaatacaggtatttttgctataaaatgggaatgatggacgagaagactgaaatgaattagaaaaacaagcacaatgaaatcttaatgtatcttggaggacctgcgtctattgcagtctatccccctttttataatagagggtcactgctttatctataacaacataataaaataatacatatagtggaggacccatgatggtttgtctcttccttgattctcgccaaaaTTCTCTCCCTCTGTgcggttgtaacgactcttgtctgcgagcttggcactagctcgagctcggtgttagatcaaacccccagtcttggttcgagttcggttctgccttggggcatcgatattcggggcctgtgtcgatcggtgttgccccgtagtccgattcggacacgggctcgataatgatatcgagttttgccgttgattggtcttatagcttgaagctcgacgtccctacttcggaattcgtccgagcttgtcatgtggatacccttcgattgaaacgtcattgtctcgaccaATCTTTATGACtaagaatcggttttgaccgtacacaacaACTACTTGAAAATGTAAAGTACAGAAACGTGAATCAGCCGACAAGATCAAGTTTGGCAGGAAGGATTCTTCATGCTGCCCTGCTCAGTATATCACACGGCATACTTTTGTAGGGGAAAGTTTTTTATGAGAAGAGTCATTCTTTTATTGTTTCTTTTGATGTTGTGTATATATGATAGGACTTGGAATCCATGTGAAACATGAAACGTAGTTTCTACTGCCATCTAGCGCACAGGTTCTGTTGTGAAGCGGAATAATGCTAAATAGCCAAGATATAAATATAATGTGGAGTGGTTTGTAAAGCTAATAATATAGATTGATGAGGAAGTGCAATTCACAAttgttcttatttatttattttcctgTAGATCTTTTAATTGATAAATCAAGGCAAGATCATCAAAGAAAACCATTGAAATGTCCGGAAAttgatattaaattattttatctataTATTCAAGTCAAAGATTTTGTCCATTTAATTTAAACTATTAAAAGACGCAATGGTTCTAGCGTTCCACATCGTCTGCAAGTGCAGAAGCCAGCAGCTGAGAACAATATAAAATAAGGCCATCCTCTTAATTCAACTCACGCAGCCACGCGATGAGCACATAGCGAACTATTCTTTCGCCTTTTACTAAAGAATACCGTGTGCACGTCGCAAATAGTGGCATACGCCTATTTTTGGAGGGGTGAAAACCCCCTACATTACTAGTTAAAACTTATTCCCAGTTGCTCTCCAGTGTTTTGGGATACATTTAAATATGATTTTCAATTGTGATTAGTTAGGCTGTTTAGCAAACAAAGTGGTTGCAGGTTGCCCTCTCGATAGAATTAAAAGTGGTTTCCGGCGTTAGATATCGAGTGGTAACTACATGTCCGTGCTTGAACCTGAATATAATATGCTATAATTTATGCAATGTAAGATGCTTACACCCCTGTTGTAATCCTCTGATAAAAGAATATACCTGGAAAGGAAATAAGTTATATTCAATTCCATAACGGCAAAGGCCAAATATAACCCTGTATTTTTGAAAATAGtataagaatacccctcgttatactattgggctatatatcccttcccgtcatactttggaacaaatatacccttattttggatggagtgccacgtggcagcaccagatgaaaacgaccaatttcttttttttacccgatccgtttttAATAATCCACCACCCTACCcattttaaaattcagtttttttaaagcatatattttgtaaaaactggatttttcttttgtaaaaacagaaagaaaaaaaaagaatttgcaaaatatatatttttaagtcttttcagtttgtttaaagtaatttttttgtaaaaactgaaaaaacaaaaacaatttaaaaaatgctttaaaaactgaaatatacatattttgtaaaaactgaaaaaaaaaaaaattgcaaaatatatatttttcagttttttcaaatttttaaagtattttttttttgtaaaaactggaaaaaaaaaagattttgcaaaatatttttatttttttaaactaatgcatatgtagtccactgctttaggagagtcttttttttttttttttccagtttttacaaaaaaaagttcttcagtttttacaaaaaaaatactttaaaaaaactgaaaagacttaaaaatatatagtttgtaaattctttttttttctttcagtttttacaaaaaatagttTGATAAGAGGgattgctctgatggtaagcaacctccacttccaaccaagaggttgtgagttcgagtcactccaagagcaaggtagggagttcttggagggaaggatgctgagggtctattggaaacagcctctctacttcatggtaggggtaaggtctgcgtacacactaccctccccagaccccactagtgggattatactgggttgttgttgttgtagtttttacaaaaaaaaaattccagtttttacaaactatatgctttaaaaaaactgaattttaaaacgggtcgggaGGTGGATTTTTTAAAATGGATAgggtaaaaaaagaagaaatgagtcgttttcatctggtgctgccacgtgacactccatccaaaataagggtatatttattccaaagtatgacgggaagggtatatatagctcaatagtataacgaggggtatttttagactattttcaaaagtacatgggtatatttggccctttgccgattCCATAACGAAGAGCAACCAATTGATTACAAATAGGTGCATACTGCAAATAGAATTTTCGTACATGGGACCGTCGAATAATGTATTATTGTAATTAGTTTAATTTGTCTTTCCAGGCGCTGCAAAGTTCCAACTTCTCAACAGTTTGGACCTATAGTTATCAAACTTGTATTGCTCGTCCTCACGCATAGACTCCACAGTCCACTAGAAGCAAACCAATTGTTATTGCTTAACTTATTTCGATCTAAGAAAATTGCGTCATGATTTGtttatttgctcatttcgttttaACCTGCCAAAATTTGATTCAATTAAACCTATTTTGACCCATAATTGTGCAACACGTCCAATTTGGTACAAATTTATCCGCACCGATGTTTACACCCGATCGATAAACAAAAGACACATGTCACTTTATTCAACTGCAACTATTAGTACATAACCTTAGTTAACTAATTTCGCACATATCTTAAGATTTATTAGTACTAAAATACTTATTAGTCTTGCAAATCTCTGGTATGCTCTTAACATCAATGTTAATATATcatcctattattattattatattataaatAAGGTTTTAGCACATTCACGTTGCTCCTTCCCGAGCTTAGAAATCTAATTATAACCTTGAGTTTAGTGGTTATTTGTCACATCTTTTAACTTCCTCGGACGGTCCTTGCCAATTTTGATAATTAATCCTTAAAAGTGTTTCTGTGTTGCAAGGATTAATACATcaagggggagggggggggggggtgtataCCAATCAAAATGATAATCACTCTTATTTCTACGAAAATGCACGAACATCTCGAGTTCTCTTCTGACTCCGTTCTGTCAAAGAATGGAAAGGTCCTTTAAATTAATCTTCTTGCCCATGGCTCTTAATCTGAACTCCCAACTATTTAAGCTATTGTTTCAGAATTAtgcaaaaaaaattaagaaagaaTGAAGTAGAACTTGGTAATTAAGCCACAACCTTAGAAGAAGTGCAGGAAATAATAAAGGAAAGAAGAAGCTGACGGCAACCCTAAGCCATTCTAATGTTAGGTTATTATAACTTCcttttttaattcttttatttgtttaaaattGGACACATAATAGACCTTAGTTTTGTCTTCTATTAACTTAATTATACTATGTGTAAACACCCACTGACGGTAAGTTTTTGCCGTCCAATTTGTCCCAAGGGGCTTTTGCATCTATACACGGTCAAAATTGAAGctatacccactttgcaaaaaAAATTGTAAGGCTACTCACTTTACGATCAACTGCAGACTTATCGGGTCTTAAGTAAAAAAAAAGTTAGTCTGAAATGCAATAAgtattttcatgcacttaaggtcagagaggtctgaagtgaaaaaattacacTTTAGATGCATTTAAGACAAAATagatctgaagtgcaaccaatgatttcatgcacttaaggacAATAAGTGTTAAGTGAAAAGAAAGCTTAAATTTTGCTGCATAAACACAAATATTTATATACAACAGAAAGAAGAAAACACACAGGAAACCAACAAGAACagaaaattttcacttttttcaaaaaatttcatgaaaaatatcctatttttttaattttttttaattttttttcgaaattttttcactttttttcgaaatcagtttttggccataaaattttcaaatttcacttgaaaatgaattttggatttttttgaaaatttgaaaaattccaaaaaaatattttttcaaaattttcactcagatcattcacaaaaattcaaaaacaacccaaaattatattcatgtccaaatacaactctaattttcaaataccatttttccttgaatttttatttatttattttgtttttactttttttggaattttaattcttatgtccaaacgcccactaggACGGCTAAATGTTTTCTCTTTGCTGCTCAACCACACGGGGAAAAACATAAAATACcgattttttttacctttttaataTTTATGCTTTGATTCTCAAATCCAATTCTCAACTGTCTTTTATATccatttctttctctttctctctgaTGTCTCATTTCCAAacagagagagagaaaaaagtctttttttttcaaaaatatcatacatCATCTTTCTCTGAAAACAACCCagaaaaggagaggaaaaaaaaaattcttgatCCTTTTAACTATTATCAACAATATTGTTCCGTATAATGCATGGCAAATACTGACAAGATTGTAAATTAGACCATAGTTATCAAAAGAAAACACATCCAGTAGTTTCTGCAAATGCATGTAACATACTAACATATTGATCCTTCTCTTCTATTTGAAGAATGAAATGCCAAGGAAATTAAATGGGAATTTTTTTGGCTTAACATTTTCTGTATAATCTGTAGAGAATGGAAAAAATGGAGGGCGGGGAGGAGGTGATGCAGGGGCCTGAAGAGAGGATTTTTGTATCGGTGAGGCTAAGGCCATTGAATGAGAAAGAGAGAAATGATGTTTCAGATTGGGAATGTGTCAATGACACAACAATTATTTACAAGAATGTTAGCCTTTCACCATCAGAAGGCTTAATTTATCCCTCTGCATATACGTTTGGTAAGTCTTCACATTTGATTGTTGTAAAAATGGTTTCCAAATGTGTTTATTTATGTAAAAAGTATATTTTAGTGAATTTACATTGGAAGATCGTTTTCTAGATCATTTTTCAGTATTTGGACATTATTGTGTTATTGGTTTATGATTTTGTTTGTAGACAGGGTATTTAGCAGTGATTGCTCTACAAGACAGGTCTATGAAGAAGCAGCTAAAGAAGTTGCTATTTCAGTTGTCAAAGGATTCAATTGTGAGTGCATCTGCTTTTACTTTTTGGAATTTCTGAACACAAGTCCATGTCCTGTTGTATTATTGATCTAAAGTAATTTATGTATCAACTAGCAAGTATTTTTGCCTATGGCCAAACCAGCAGTGGAAAGACCTACACTATGACTGGAATAACTGAATATGCCATAGCAGATATCTACGAATACGTACAGAAGGTAACTACTTCATGATCAATTGTTTGTTGTCTGTTTAACCAGGAGTTTTTGCTTATCAAATTATATTACTTGTATGTAGCACAAAGAGAGAGACTTTATTTTGAAGTTTTCTGCTATGGAGATATACAATGAATCTGTCAGAGATCTCCTTAGTGAAGATAGCGCTCCACTTAGACTTCTTGACGATCCAGAGGTTAGTTTGCTTCACTGATCAACAAAATATTACTGCTTGTTTTTGTATATCTTTTCCCCGTCTTAAATCATGCCGATCAATTTCAACAGAGAGGGACTGTTGTTGAGAAACTCACAGAGGAAACATTGAGGGACTGGGGCCATGTGATTCAGCTACTTTCTATTTGTGAAGGTAACAGAATGAATAGCTTTTTTTGGTATATAATTAACCATGGTCTTGAGTTCACAATTAAATGTTGCAGCTCAGAGACAGATTGGGGAGACTGCCTTCAATGAAACAAGCTCCAGATCTCACCAAATCATCAGACTGGTAAAACAACTGAAATTTCTTGTCTACCATGCTATTGACCTTTTAATACAACTAGAAGTTTGAAGTATAATTTGTTGCAGACAATTGAAAGTTCTGCTCGTGAGCACTTAGGCGGGGACAACCTGGGTACCCTTTTAGCTACTGTGGTAAGAAAATGTATCTCTCATGAAGAGCAATTGATATATAGTGTGGTGTTGCTATTATACCAAGGTAACTGCTGAATGTTTTTCCATTGAAACAGAATTTTGTTGATTTGGCTGGAAGTGAGCGGGCATCTCAGTCGTTGTCAGCTGGTGCAAGACTGAAAGAAGGTTGTCACATAAATCGCAGCTTGCTGACCCTGGGCACTGTTATTCGTAAGCTAAGGTCGTTTTTAAGCAGCTCTTACAAGAAGAGCTTTGCCTTCTGTGTTACATTATATAATCAGTTGCATGAAATGTGCCTAGGTCCTCTTAGCATTATtgcattatttttattattttcaattCTGTTTTATTAATTCCTATGGCCTGCAAAATTTAAAACGGAAGCAAGATTTAAGCATGACATACCTCCTCTGATCAATGCCGACGATTGTAACTAATTCAAGTTGTTGTATAACTTAATGCAGCAAGGACAGGACTGGTCACATTCCTTTCCGAGATTCAAAGCTAACCCGGATATTACAGCCATCATTGAGTGACAACGGTAGAACTGCCGTCATCTGTACAATGAGTCCTGCACGAAGTCATGTTGAGCAATCAAGAAATACTCTACTATTTGCAAGTTGTGCTAAGGAAGTAACTACTAACGCCCAAGTGAACGTAGCCATGTCAGATAAAGCATTGGTGAAGCATTTACAGAGGGAGTTAGCAAGGTTGGAAAGTGAGTTAAGGTATCCAAGGGCTTGTATATTCCCTTCAGATTACGAAGCGTTACTGCAAGAGAAGGACCTTCAAATACAACAGGTAATGCATTTTGATGATGATAAAAAGTATTTGCAAATTGGAACCTCTTTCCTTTGTGACATCCGATTGTTTTACCGGGAAACTTTGGCTTGTTTCCTTCTCACACCAAAGGAAGTGACTAATGTATCCTTGACACAGCAATTTTTACAATAACAAGGAAAAAGCATACAAAAAACTGGCCTAACATGTTAGTGTATCAACAAAAAGTAATCTGTTATTGGGAAGGCACAATTGTGGTACAAGCACAAATAAATATCATTATACGTGAAACTAAAAACAAAACAAATTGAAGGTCCAAAATTCACTGACGGAAGAATACAGATAACTGAGATTTTCAGCATGCAAGATTTGCCCTTATATATAGGATGATAATGGCTTTTATTCTTTTGCAAATGAAGCATATAATATTACCCCTGACATGCTATTTTGAGGTATCTCGCATCCTTATTGACTTAAATTAAGAGTTCAATTTCCTGATTATCTTACAAAAATGCACTACTGTCCGACGTCTTGAAGTCAATTTTCCCCTCTTCTATAGCTGGAGAAGGAGATAAAGGACTTAATTTTGCAACGCGATATTGCTCAGAGTCAAGTTAAAGATCTGTTGAAACTGCTTGGAGATGATATAATACAGGTATATAAAAGTTTACTAGACTCTACTTTCTTCCTCATTTATATATTTGCTTATTCTATGCTAAAAGGCACTTTGTACTTATTCTACAGGTTGGTCTAGGACACTACCCAAATTTGCGCGTGAAGAGATCACCAGATTTTCAAAGCCCAATGCAGCAGATTTCCATTTTGAGAGACACTCGTTACATAGATGTTGATGTTAGAACACGTTCAATTGGACATAGCAGGAGTAGCTCTGAAGATCAGATTATACACGTGCCAGAGTTTGAAGAAACCATCTTTCGCAACAATACGTTTCCAATGCTGTTACCTGGTAGTTCAAATTATAGCAGAAGTGATTCATGTCAGGAATGGGATGAAGTTGAAAAACAAAGTAATGAAACTTCTGAGGATCTATGCAAAGAAGTTCGCTGCATTGAAACAGAAGAATCGGGTGTGAAGGAAACACAAGAATCCAATTATTCATTTCCTGAACAAAATGGTGGCTTTCCAGCTTTACTAACCATTGTAAATGAGGAGAGAACAAATCAGGGAGCATTATTACCTCCAGACAATGGATACAGAAGATCGGTGACACCTCCACATAAGGAAAACGGGGAACTGAAACTATTGCCCTTTAAAGAAGACCAAGAATCAGTGTCATCATCATTTTTCGCGGAAGAAAGTAAATCCAATAGAGAATTGGTGTCACTTTTCTTAAGGGTTGACCAAGCCCTTGAATCACCAAAGTTCAAGGAAGAGAAAGAATTAACTTGTGTTCATTCCTCAAATGCTCCTCCAGAAAAGTTATCCTCACAATGTGATTTCGATGATGATACATCATGCAATAGAAACTTGAAGTTACATAAAAGTAAAAGCTGCAAAGCTAGTATAATTACTGATCGATCTTCACCATGCTTAGAGGAATCCAACAGAAATAAAAGTACACCACCATCTGAAACAGCAAGAAGTTTCAATGCAAGACCTCATGATTCAGAAATGGAAGTTTCTCACCTGAACTTTGGCTCTGATGTTAAGTGTTCAGGTAATGGTTCCATCTTCCATGCACATAGTGACTTCAATGTTGAGCTTGAAGTTCCAGAAAGGAAACCTTTAACTGATGAGTATGTCAATGATGCTGATGGTGCACGGGATGCAAGGACAAATGGAATGGATGGGCTTCAGCATGAAATGGATGTCAAAGATTGTCATGTGAGTATCAGCCTTTTTCTTCTCCGTTTCACTCTGCCATCTTATTAAGTTCCCCCTACCTCTTAAATCTTCTTTAATGTGTGAGTGGTGTGTCCTCATATGTTACAGGTTCAGGAGGCTGAACTAGAGCATGATAAACCGTCAAAAAGTGTGAGAGATGTTGGATTGGAGCCAGTAGAAGATGATTATAAAAGTCGTTACAGCTGGCCCTTAGAATTCAAGAGACTCCAAAAAGAGATTATTGAACTTTGGCATGCTTGCAATGTCTCCTTGGCACATAGAACCTACTTCTTCCTTCTTTTCCAAGGTGATTCCACAGATGCTATATATATGGAGGTTGAAATTAGAAGATTAACCTTCCTCAAGGACACATTTTCACGTGGAGAGAAAACCGTGGTCAATGGTAGGACTTTGTCACTCGAGGGAAGGTAATCTGCTTGCATCCATTTGAAAATTTACTCTATGGTCTTTCCCTGCGAATAGATGTGTGTAAGCAGACATACATGTCATATGGAAATGAATTGTTCATAAACCTCCATTTCTATCTTTATATTTACTCGCATAAAGTAAACAAAAAGCTCAACAGTTTGCTAATTGACAGAGTTTCTCATACTTTCATGCTCAATATACCATATACATCTATATGTTCCATGTCTGAACTTTGAAGGATGATATAGTTGATGTTTTCATGTGCACATACCCCTTAGTCTTTCTGCCAATGTTACCAATATGCAGAGTACTAATGTACTTTCATGTATACAGTTGTCCAACAACTTTCTTCGACTTCTTTAGTCAATTCAGGCTTGTATTTGATCCGTGAATGTAAATGTGGTTTCATTAAGTCTTGTTTCATTGGAAAACAGCAAGAAAGATCTGCGAGAAGAGAGAAGGATGCTGAGCAAGCAAATGCAGAAAAAGTTAAGCGAAGCAGAACGAGACAGCCTATACCTTAAGTGGGGGATTGGGATCAATAGTAAAAGAAGGAGGTTACAATTGGCTCAGCGATTATGGACCAAGACAGATGATATGAACCACATTGCAGATAGTGCATACTTGGTAGCAAAGCTGGCTGGGTTGATGGAGCCAGGAAAAGGTCCTAAGGAGATGTTTGGACTTGATTTTCCAAATACAAGTAGAAATTACAGTTTCAAAACAGGCCTGAAATCTCTTTTGTGAGAGTATTGAGGAAGATCTTATGAGGAGATATTACTTGGTGAAGGCTGCCTTACATCTTCCAGCTCCATTTTCTTTGATGTTCTGATTTTAATATTAGTTGAGCCAATTTTCTccagttttttctttttttgctttaTTCCCTTTTGTCACACTGATTGTAATGAGTTTTAGTTTTGTACAGGAGGCCCAaattgatattacttgttgaagAATCTTTCACTAACTAGCTAATAGTCCTCTCCCATGAACAGAACTTTTACCAAtttcatcttctttttttttttttttttgaaaaggtaAATGTTTTATTGATAGAAGGTACCAAGATGGTACAAGTTGTACAATAACAAAGGGAATGCACATCAGAACATAAAGATAATATCTACTGTCTGCCCCCTAGCAAGTCCAAGAAATCCATATACTCATTTGTGCTTCCAATAAGTATAAAGTTGGGAAACTGGTTCCTAAGCTCTCATTGCTTATCCATGTATCAGTCCAGAACCTGAACACCGCACCATTGCCTACTTCTAAACTGGTATGAGAAAAGAATTCATCCCATAACCTGATTATGTTCTTCCAGACCCACCCTTTTTGTGTGAGAGTAGCTAAACATGGTCTCCATCCCTCCCTTTACTCCATGAACAGCTTCAATTATTTGCTTCCAAAAAGCCTCATCTTCTGAACTATATTTCCATAGCCACTTGAAGAGCAAACTCTTGTTGTGCATTTTCAAGTCTCTAAGTCCCAGTCCTCCCCATTTTTTATCCCTTATAACCTCATCATTCAGAAAAATAATGCATCAGCTGCAGTTTCAAACTTCTAAGATCTCGTAAAATTAATAATGAAATCCACACTTGAGGTAAAATTAGCTAAGGCATTAGAGAAAATAATTAGGTAAAGAAATCACCTAGAAAAGATGCAATATATTAGGGTACTATCGAAAATTCCTAGCGGCTTATGTGCATAAGAGGCCCCAACTAGCTTGGAATTGAGGTGTTGCTACACTGAGGAATTTAAACTACTGTTTTCTCTATCAAATAACTGAAAATGTTGAGAAAGTACCTAACACCAGCATCACCAACAATTCCAATAGCCATTCCAGCGGAAAGCCCTGCGAGACCACAAGCCAGATCAAAAGAAAGGTGTGCATATCCATCAAAAAGGTAATACGATTTGGTCTTAAGTTAATTCCAGTGATGATGATTCACTTGTTATGGATTTTAGAAAAATACGCAAGAGTCTCTCAAATTTTATTAATAATAGGGTTTTAAAtagccaaataaataaagtagtagaTTCGTCctacaactaaattactaaactctTATTATAATTAAAACTCTGAATCTTCTAGCAGACTCCTCCTAAAACTAAACAACTAATTATTCTAGAAAATAGTAGCAGTAAcagatgcaaaatccaacactcctCCTTGCTTCTGTTGCTGCAGTCTAAAAAAGGTCATCCTCAATTCCTTCTTCTGCTATTAGTGCTTGTGCATGAACATTTTTGAACTTGCACACTTTTGTAACATAACCTTTTTGTTTGCAATTTTCACATAATGTATCAGGTCTCCACCAATAAAATTTTTCGAAGTGtgttttctttttgtaatatttgCAATAAGGATAATCGACTTTTTCTTTTTGGTGTTTCGCATAAAAAAATACCCTCAGTAACTTTGTCTTGTCTGAACGCCCTTCTTTGCTCTTGTGCTTGAAGAGCACTTATTAATTCTGCAACAGAGATGGTAGAGATATCTTTAGACTCT containing:
- the LOC104093012 gene encoding kinesin-like protein KIN-7F isoform X1, with the translated sequence MHRMEKMEGGEEVMQGPEERIFVSVRLRPLNEKERNDVSDWECVNDTTIIYKNVSLSPSEGLIYPSAYTFDRVFSSDCSTRQVYEEAAKEVAISVVKGFNSSIFAYGQTSSGKTYTMTGITEYAIADIYEYVQKHKERDFILKFSAMEIYNESVRDLLSEDSAPLRLLDDPERGTVVEKLTEETLRDWGHVIQLLSICEAQRQIGETAFNETSSRSHQIIRLTIESSAREHLGGDNLGTLLATVNFVDLAGSERASQSLSAGARLKEGCHINRSLLTLGTVIRKLSKDRTGHIPFRDSKLTRILQPSLSDNGRTAVICTMSPARSHVEQSRNTLLFASCAKEVTTNAQVNVAMSDKALVKHLQRELARLESELRYPRACIFPSDYEALLQEKDLQIQQLEKEIKDLILQRDIAQSQVKDLLKLLGDDIIQVGLGHYPNLRVKRSPDFQSPMQQISILRDTRYIDVDVRTRSIGHSRSSSEDQIIHVPEFEETIFRNNTFPMLLPGSSNYSRSDSCQEWDEVEKQSNETSEDLCKEVRCIETEESGVKETQESNYSFPEQNGGFPALLTIVNEERTNQGALLPPDNGYRRSVTPPHKENGELKLLPFKEDQESVSSSFFAEESKSNRELVSLFLRVDQALESPKFKEEKELTCVHSSNAPPEKLSSQCDFDDDTSCNRNLKLHKSKSCKASIITDRSSPCLEESNRNKSTPPSETARSFNARPHDSEMEVSHLNFGSDVKCSGNGSIFHAHSDFNVELEVPERKPLTDEYVNDADGARDARTNGMDGLQHEMDVKDCHVQEAELEHDKPSKSVRDVGLEPVEDDYKSRYSWPLEFKRLQKEIIELWHACNVSLAHRTYFFLLFQGDSTDAIYMEVEIRRLTFLKDTFSRGEKTVVNGRTLSLEGSKKDLREERRMLSKQMQKKLSEAERDSLYLKWGIGINSKRRRLQLAQRLWTKTDDMNHIADSAYLVAKLAGLMEPGKGPKEMFGLDFPNTSRNYSFKTGLKSLL
- the LOC104093010 gene encoding uncharacterized protein isoform X2, which translates into the protein MGVMRPELVMKSIVPVVMAGVLGLSAGMAIGIVGDAGVRDKKWGGLGLRDLKMHNKSLLFKWLWKYSSEDEAFWKQIIEAVHGVKGGMETMFSYSHTKRVGLEEHNQVMG
- the LOC104093010 gene encoding uncharacterized protein isoform X3, with the translated sequence MSSTFSGDETTPFFGFLGATAALVFSRLSAGMAIGIVGDAGVRDKKWGGLGLRDLKMHNKSLLFKWLWKYSSEDEAFWKQIIEAVHGVKGGMETMFSYSHTKRGKTIE
- the LOC104093012 gene encoding kinesin-like protein KIN-7F isoform X2, producing MYQLASIFAYGQTSSGKTYTMTGITEYAIADIYEYVQKHKERDFILKFSAMEIYNESVRDLLSEDSAPLRLLDDPERGTVVEKLTEETLRDWGHVIQLLSICEAQRQIGETAFNETSSRSHQIIRLTIESSAREHLGGDNLGTLLATVNFVDLAGSERASQSLSAGARLKEGCHINRSLLTLGTVIRKLSKDRTGHIPFRDSKLTRILQPSLSDNGRTAVICTMSPARSHVEQSRNTLLFASCAKEVTTNAQVNVAMSDKALVKHLQRELARLESELRYPRACIFPSDYEALLQEKDLQIQQLEKEIKDLILQRDIAQSQVKDLLKLLGDDIIQVGLGHYPNLRVKRSPDFQSPMQQISILRDTRYIDVDVRTRSIGHSRSSSEDQIIHVPEFEETIFRNNTFPMLLPGSSNYSRSDSCQEWDEVEKQSNETSEDLCKEVRCIETEESGVKETQESNYSFPEQNGGFPALLTIVNEERTNQGALLPPDNGYRRSVTPPHKENGELKLLPFKEDQESVSSSFFAEESKSNRELVSLFLRVDQALESPKFKEEKELTCVHSSNAPPEKLSSQCDFDDDTSCNRNLKLHKSKSCKASIITDRSSPCLEESNRNKSTPPSETARSFNARPHDSEMEVSHLNFGSDVKCSGNGSIFHAHSDFNVELEVPERKPLTDEYVNDADGARDARTNGMDGLQHEMDVKDCHVQEAELEHDKPSKSVRDVGLEPVEDDYKSRYSWPLEFKRLQKEIIELWHACNVSLAHRTYFFLLFQGDSTDAIYMEVEIRRLTFLKDTFSRGEKTVVNGRTLSLEGSKKDLREERRMLSKQMQKKLSEAERDSLYLKWGIGINSKRRRLQLAQRLWTKTDDMNHIADSAYLVAKLAGLMEPGKGPKEMFGLDFPNTSRNYSFKTGLKSLL
- the LOC104093010 gene encoding uncharacterized protein isoform X1 translates to MSSTFSGDETTPFFGFLGATAALVFSRLSAGMAIGIVGDAGVRDKKWGGLGLRDLKMHNKSLLFKWLWKYSSEDEAFWKQIIEAVHGVKGGMETMFSYSHTKRVGLEEHNQVMG